CAAGCGCGACAACTCCTCTTGATCGCGCCGCAAAATGTTGACGGCAAATTTCCCCGTTTGCTTGACAATGTCATGCATTCGCGCTTTGTGACCAATGGAGACGACGACAAGTTTCGGGTCGAGCGAAACGGACATAAACGCGTTCGCCGTCATTCCTTTCGCTTCCCCTTGAAATTCGGTCGTCACGACCGTCACGCCGGTCGCAAATTTTCCCATGGCTCTGCGAAATGTACGATCATCCATACGGTTCTCCCATCCTTCCCTTTTCGTCATCCAGCAGCCCTACGCCTTCAGCTGGCGGTTGGACGGCTTCCCTTCTTGATGTTTCCACACGACGGGCGCTTCGTCCGACATCTTGCCTCTATGGCTGAGACCCATTCATGCCGAAATGAGGGTCAAATCTACCCCCATCATAGCAGAAATAGAGGAAAGAAACAACGACGATATACGGCTGTCATCGGCGGCCCGCCGCTCCAAGGTACGCCTCTGCCACCCGCTCATCGGCAAGCAGCTCGGCGGCCTTCCCGTGCACCACGATGCTTCCCCGTTCCAACACATACGCCTCATCCGCTGTCTGCAGGGCGGCACGCACGTTTTGCTCGACAAGAATCATGGCCGTCTGAAATTGATCGCAGAGCTGTGTCAGCATCCCCATCACTTCCTTGACCACAAGCGGCGCCAGCCCTAACGATGGTTCGTCAAGCAAGAGCAGCTTCGGTCTCGCCATCAGCCCGCGGGCGATCGCCAGCATT
Above is a window of Geobacillus thermoleovorans DNA encoding:
- a CDS encoding flavin reductase family protein, giving the protein MDDRTFRRAMGKFATGVTVVTTEFQGEAKGMTANAFMSVSLDPKLVVVSIGHKARMHDIVKQTGKFAVNILRRDQEELSRLFAGQLKEERHVSFDWVNGHPILPEALANILCNVHSTYVAGDHTLYFGEVTDILMKDEPGDPLLFFEGKYRSIGQ